In Pseudomonadota bacterium, the following proteins share a genomic window:
- the rpe gene encoding ribulose-phosphate 3-epimerase, which produces MPPVIAPSLLSADFARLGEDAAAVLAAGADWLHFDVMDNHYVPNLTVGPLVCQALRDYGISAPIDVHLMVEPVDRLIPDFAEAGASSITFHPEASRHVDRSLALIREAGCLAGLVFNPATGLEALDYVLDKVDIILLMSVNPGFGGQKFIPSTLDKLRRARELIDRSGFEIRLEVDGGVKVDNIGEIAAAGADTFVAGSAIFGTDDYAQTISAMRAAIAAS; this is translated from the coding sequence ATGCCGCCAGTTATTGCCCCCTCCCTGCTCTCAGCTGATTTTGCGCGTCTTGGTGAAGATGCTGCCGCGGTGCTGGCCGCCGGCGCCGACTGGCTGCATTTTGACGTCATGGACAATCACTATGTTCCAAATTTGACCGTCGGCCCGCTCGTCTGTCAGGCGCTGCGAGATTATGGGATCAGCGCACCGATCGACGTGCACCTGATGGTCGAACCAGTCGATCGCCTGATCCCGGATTTTGCCGAGGCCGGCGCCAGCTCAATCACCTTTCACCCTGAGGCCAGCCGGCACGTCGACCGAAGCCTGGCGCTGATTCGCGAGGCGGGCTGCCTTGCGGGGCTGGTTTTTAATCCGGCCACGGGCCTTGAGGCGCTGGACTACGTGCTGGACAAGGTGGACATCATTCTGCTGATGTCCGTCAACCCGGGCTTTGGTGGCCAAAAATTTATCCCCTCGACGCTGGACAAGCTGCGCCGCGCCCGTGAGCTGATCGATCGGTCGGGCTTCGAGATCAGGCTCGAGGTAGACGGTGGGGTCAAGGTTGACAACATCGGCGAAATTGCCGCGGCGGGTGCCGATACGTTTGTCGCAGGGTCAGCCATTTTTGGCACAGACGACTACGCCCAGACGATCAGCGCTATGCGCGCGGCGATCGCTGCAAGCTAG
- a CDS encoding MMPL family transporter: MSVPHEAGHVGGLTGVLERAIFGARMPILLLFAAITAVMGFYAAQLRVDAGFKKQLPLQHEYMQTFLDYEAEYGGANRLLVAVMADDGNMFTPDFFAAIEGITNEVFFVPGVNRASVRSIFTPNVRFVEVVEDGFAGGNVIPSDFAPGDEMFERVRGNIVKSGVVGRLVAEDFGGAMVWADLMEEDPATGEMLDYQRVAADLEKIREQFATEGLSVHIIGFAKIVGDIAEGAKSVIWFFGVALVITAILLYLYCGSLKLTMLPLLCSVVAVIWQLGALKLLGFGIDPMNILTPFLIFAIGVSHGVQMINAWSCEVMYGQFEPLAPGVEPKSASSMTACRKTFRSLLAPGAIALLSDTIGFLTILFIEIRIIRELATTASIGVALIILTNLVLLPILLSLVKIRDVETWRDAQDRRSERLDRLWRALSRLTDTPVAATALLVAAGLFAFGYIKGQDMQIGDSQAGVPELRPDSRYNQDADVISSRFSLGVDSVSVIVEASPQACTEDFLAMENIDRFAWHMYNVPGVQQVITLPWVAKTINSGWNEGNMRWRVLPRDNFVMRQNLQSIETDTGLLNANCDAMPVIVFTEDHKAQTITRVVDAVKDYRRQYDVGSESEVAAGLGNPGQTITLYEPKPKDELGKGEVNFRLGTGNVGVAAATNEVVGAAQFPMLVLVYLAIIILCSITFRSLRGTICIVVPLALVSVLAYALMAALGIGLKTNTLPVVALGVGIGVDYGIYIYSRLSDCLKGGMDLKEAYFHALKQTGKPVVFTAFTLAIGVGTWIFSALQFQADMGKLLAFMFFLNMVSAVVLLPALARFLLPSNPKAAPETTPVEQPA; encoded by the coding sequence ATGAGTGTTCCACACGAAGCGGGTCACGTCGGTGGGCTGACCGGCGTCCTGGAGCGCGCCATCTTTGGCGCCCGCATGCCGATCCTGCTGCTGTTTGCAGCGATCACGGCGGTGATGGGCTTTTACGCGGCACAACTGCGGGTCGACGCGGGCTTTAAGAAGCAGCTGCCCCTGCAGCACGAGTATATGCAGACGTTCCTCGACTACGAGGCGGAGTATGGCGGTGCCAACCGGCTGCTCGTGGCGGTGATGGCCGACGACGGCAACATGTTCACGCCCGATTTTTTTGCCGCCATCGAGGGCATCACCAACGAAGTGTTCTTTGTCCCGGGCGTCAACCGGGCGAGCGTCCGATCGATCTTCACGCCCAACGTGCGATTTGTTGAGGTCGTCGAAGACGGGTTTGCCGGCGGCAACGTCATCCCGTCGGATTTCGCACCCGGTGACGAGATGTTCGAGCGGGTGCGCGGCAACATCGTGAAGTCCGGGGTGGTGGGTCGTCTGGTGGCGGAAGACTTCGGCGGCGCCATGGTCTGGGCCGATCTGATGGAGGAAGACCCGGCAACCGGCGAAATGCTCGACTACCAGCGGGTAGCGGCAGACCTGGAGAAAATCCGCGAGCAGTTTGCCACCGAAGGTCTGTCGGTTCACATCATCGGTTTTGCCAAGATTGTCGGAGATATTGCGGAAGGCGCCAAGTCCGTCATTTGGTTCTTTGGTGTTGCCCTCGTGATTACCGCAATCCTGCTCTATCTCTATTGCGGGTCGCTCAAGCTCACCATGCTGCCGCTGCTGTGTTCGGTGGTTGCCGTGATCTGGCAGCTGGGTGCCCTGAAGCTGCTGGGTTTTGGCATCGACCCGATGAATATCCTGACGCCGTTTCTGATTTTTGCGATCGGCGTTAGCCACGGCGTCCAAATGATCAACGCCTGGAGCTGCGAGGTCATGTACGGTCAGTTCGAGCCGCTGGCCCCAGGGGTTGAGCCGAAGAGCGCGAGCTCCATGACCGCTTGCCGGAAAACATTCCGCAGCCTGCTGGCGCCAGGCGCGATTGCGCTACTGTCGGACACCATCGGCTTTCTAACCATCCTGTTTATCGAAATCCGGATCATCCGGGAGCTGGCGACCACAGCCTCTATCGGTGTTGCGCTGATCATCCTGACCAACCTGGTGCTGCTGCCGATTCTGCTGTCGCTGGTGAAAATCCGCGACGTTGAGACCTGGCGTGACGCCCAGGATCGACGCAGCGAACGTCTGGATCGGCTATGGCGTGCGCTGAGCCGACTCACCGATACGCCGGTGGCCGCAACCGCGCTGCTGGTGGCCGCCGGGCTGTTTGCGTTTGGCTACATCAAGGGCCAGGACATGCAGATCGGCGACTCGCAGGCCGGCGTACCTGAGCTGCGGCCCGATTCCCGCTACAACCAGGATGCGGACGTCATCTCTTCGCGCTTTTCGCTGGGCGTAGACTCGGTGTCGGTGATCGTGGAGGCGAGCCCGCAGGCCTGCACCGAAGACTTCCTGGCGATGGAAAACATCGATCGCTTTGCCTGGCACATGTACAACGTGCCCGGCGTTCAGCAGGTGATTACGCTGCCCTGGGTGGCAAAAACGATCAACTCGGGTTGGAACGAAGGCAACATGCGCTGGCGTGTCCTGCCGCGCGATAACTTTGTGATGCGGCAGAACCTTCAGTCGATCGAGACCGATACCGGGCTGCTGAACGCTAACTGCGACGCTATGCCGGTCATCGTGTTTACCGAGGATCACAAGGCCCAGACCATCACGCGGGTGGTTGACGCCGTCAAAGACTATCGTCGCCAGTATGACGTCGGCAGCGAGAGCGAGGTGGCAGCGGGTCTCGGCAACCCGGGCCAGACCATTACGCTCTACGAACCGAAGCCCAAGGACGAGCTGGGCAAAGGCGAAGTCAACTTCCGTCTGGGAACGGGCAACGTCGGAGTGGCGGCGGCAACCAACGAGGTCGTTGGCGCGGCGCAGTTCCCGATGCTTGTGCTGGTTTATCTGGCAATCATCATCCTTTGCAGCATCACCTTCCGATCGCTGCGCGGCACCATCTGTATCGTCGTGCCGCTGGCGCTGGTGTCCGTGCTGGCTTACGCGCTGATGGCTGCTCTCGGTATTGGGCTTAAAACGAACACGCTGCCGGTGGTGGCGCTCGGTGTAGGTATCGGTGTGGATTACGGCATTTATATCTACAGCCGGCTGTCGGACTGTCTGAAGGGTGGGATGGACCTCAAAGAGGCCTACTTCCACGCGCTGAAGCAAACGGGCAAGCCCGTGGTCTTCACCGCCTTCACGCTGGCCATAGGCGTCGGCACCTGGATCTTCTCGGCGCTCCAGTTCCAGGCTGACATGGGCAAACTGCTGGCGTTCATGTTCTTCCTGAACATGGTCAGCGCAGTGGTACTGCTGCCGGCATTGGCTCGATTCCTCCTGCCGTCAAACCCGAAGGCTGCGCCCGAGACGACGCCCGTCGAACAGCCCGCATGA
- a CDS encoding Mpo1-like protein, translating to MKSVHTWFEQYGVSHQNPVNKRIHWICVPLIYWSVYALLSAVPNGPLPDAWTWGLVVMALGQAYYLVLSPSLALGLLAFNAVVVLTASGLADLSVSLGWAGVVVFVLAWIGQFIGHKIEGAKPSFFEDLQFLMIGPAWLMGFVYRRLGYQY from the coding sequence ATGAAATCCGTCCACACCTGGTTTGAGCAATACGGCGTCAGCCACCAGAATCCGGTCAACAAACGGATCCACTGGATCTGCGTTCCCCTGATCTATTGGAGCGTCTATGCGCTGCTGAGCGCGGTGCCGAACGGGCCCTTACCCGACGCCTGGACCTGGGGCCTGGTGGTGATGGCGCTTGGGCAGGCTTACTACCTGGTTTTGTCACCATCGCTGGCGCTCGGGCTCCTCGCCTTTAACGCGGTGGTGGTGCTCACCGCCAGCGGGTTAGCCGACCTAAGTGTTTCGCTGGGCTGGGCTGGAGTGGTGGTCTTTGTGCTGGCGTGGATCGGACAGTTCATCGGTCACAAGATCGAGGGCGCGAAGCCCTCGTTTTTTGAAGACTTGCAGTTCCTGATGATCGGCCCAGCCTGGCTGATGGGCTTCGTTTACCGACGGCTGGGCTATCAATACTGA
- a CDS encoding YCF48-related protein — MSWRSLAALMSTAVLSYGAVLAQGDDEADASQFNSSVASSEAMPRAGESMLLDVATTGSGLVAVGERGHILRSTEGESWEQVADVPTRSTLTAVFSLGDRVWAAGHDQVIVHSADGGQSWQRQYSSPDVFDPEANSPLLDIFFLDEQRGFAVGAYAVFLRTSDGGQSWEVASLELADDAADEEASDEQGAAANDPYAYDDEFDIGVDYHLNGMTKLADGTLYIAAEQGNGYRSRNEGETWQELVLPYGGSMFGALTLGQDRLLTFGLRGNAFVSVDAGSSWQQLDTDSLNSLNGAVQLSSGEVVMVGVNGEVLVLADDQIRSLELAEGNDIAAVVIVDSGLVMVGEGGSWRYPLEQVLR, encoded by the coding sequence TTGTCATGGCGCAGCCTGGCCGCGCTGATGTCCACGGCCGTGCTGTCATACGGTGCGGTGCTAGCGCAAGGCGATGACGAGGCGGACGCCTCGCAGTTCAACTCCAGCGTTGCCTCATCCGAGGCAATGCCCCGCGCCGGTGAGTCCATGCTGCTCGATGTGGCCACGACCGGCAGTGGGCTGGTGGCGGTGGGCGAGCGAGGGCATATCCTGCGCTCGACCGAAGGCGAAAGCTGGGAGCAGGTGGCGGACGTTCCGACACGCTCCACGCTGACTGCGGTCTTCAGCCTGGGCGATCGGGTGTGGGCGGCCGGGCATGATCAGGTGATTGTGCACAGCGCTGACGGGGGACAGAGCTGGCAGCGCCAGTATTCGAGCCCTGACGTCTTCGATCCCGAGGCAAACAGTCCTCTGCTCGATATTTTTTTCCTCGATGAGCAGCGCGGCTTTGCCGTCGGCGCCTACGCGGTTTTCCTCCGAACTTCTGACGGTGGTCAAAGCTGGGAGGTGGCCAGCCTGGAACTCGCTGACGACGCCGCGGACGAGGAAGCTTCGGATGAGCAGGGTGCCGCTGCCAACGACCCCTATGCGTACGACGACGAATTCGATATCGGAGTTGACTATCACCTGAACGGCATGACCAAGCTTGCGGACGGCACGCTCTACATCGCGGCGGAGCAGGGCAACGGTTACCGCAGCCGCAACGAAGGGGAAACCTGGCAGGAGCTCGTACTCCCCTACGGCGGCTCCATGTTCGGTGCCCTAACGCTGGGGCAGGACCGGCTTCTGACGTTCGGCCTGCGCGGCAACGCGTTTGTGTCTGTGGACGCCGGCAGCAGCTGGCAGCAGCTCGACACCGATTCGCTCAATTCATTGAACGGCGCGGTCCAGCTCAGCAGCGGCGAGGTGGTCATGGTTGGAGTCAACGGCGAGGTGCTTGTGCTGGCCGACGATCAGATCCGCTCGCTTGAGCTCGCTGAGGGCAACGACATCGCTGCGGTGGTGATCGTCGATTCGGGCCTGGTGATGGTCGGTGAGGGCGGTAGCTGGCGCTATCCACTTGAGCAGGTGCTGCGATGA
- a CDS encoding phosphoribosylaminoimidazolesuccinocarboxamide synthase → MPDAELIFETHLDHLPLLHRGKVRDVYDAGDNRLLMITCDRLSAFDVVLPTAIPGKGALLNAMSRFWFDKTQRLIKNHLLNDPAADIIGDHPQQAALVARSVVSRRLDGLPVEAIVRGYLAGSGWADYQRDGQVCGHPLPAGLNQAQQLPQAIFTPSTKAEVGNHDENISRQQAADLIGEDRARELEAVSLQLYRFAADYARERGIIIADTKFEFGLNQDQELVLMDEILTPDSSRFWPASDYRTGISPPSYDKQFVRDYLETLDWDKTAPGPALPPEIAAQTAARYAEAMEQLSGS, encoded by the coding sequence ATGCCCGACGCTGAGCTGATTTTCGAGACGCACCTCGACCACCTGCCGCTGCTGCACCGCGGCAAGGTGCGTGACGTCTACGACGCCGGGGACAATCGACTGCTCATGATTACGTGCGATCGCCTTTCCGCCTTCGACGTGGTGCTGCCCACCGCCATTCCCGGCAAGGGCGCGTTGCTTAACGCCATGTCGCGTTTCTGGTTTGACAAGACCCAGCGCCTCATCAAAAACCATCTGCTCAACGACCCGGCCGCGGACATCATCGGTGACCACCCGCAGCAGGCCGCGCTGGTGGCCCGTTCGGTGGTCAGCCGTCGACTCGACGGGCTGCCGGTGGAAGCGATTGTCCGGGGCTACCTCGCCGGCTCCGGCTGGGCGGACTATCAGCGCGACGGTCAGGTTTGCGGCCATCCCCTCCCGGCCGGCCTGAACCAGGCGCAGCAGCTCCCACAGGCGATTTTCACGCCGTCGACCAAGGCTGAGGTGGGTAATCACGACGAAAACATCAGCCGTCAGCAGGCCGCTGACCTCATCGGCGAAGACCGAGCGAGAGAATTGGAAGCGGTCAGCCTGCAGCTCTACCGATTTGCGGCGGACTACGCGCGCGAGCGCGGGATCATCATCGCCGACACCAAGTTTGAATTTGGCCTGAATCAAGACCAGGAGCTGGTTTTGATGGATGAAATCCTCACCCCGGATTCCAGCCGCTTCTGGCCCGCGAGCGACTACCGCACGGGCATCAGTCCGCCATCGTATGACAAACAGTTCGTCCGAGACTACCTGGAGACGTTGGACTGGGACAAAACGGCGCCAGGGCCCGCGCTGCCGCCGGAGATAGCGGCCCAGACGGCAGCCAGGTACGCCGAAGCCATGGAACAGCTCAGCGGAAGCTGA
- a CDS encoding DUF1329 domain-containing protein, with translation MKSRLVLTALAAAFAGSVLAGAKPDQVDRLDGDLTPMGSERAGNADGTIPAWEGGITEAPAGYSPGDHHPDPFPGDEVMFAITGANVGEYEEFLSPGQVAMLKRYDTYRMDVYPSRRSASFPERTYEMTKKNGATGKIVANGEGVVNVAEGFPFPFPETPYELMWNHKLKYKGTGGFRYNNQVAPTADGKYTAVKLREELLGLYYVEGNTLADVRNILLYFYQVVESPARLAGNVLLVHETLNQIEQFRQAWIYNPGQRRVRRAPNVAYDNPGTASDGLRTNDMTDMFNGAMDRFNWEMKGKREMYVPYNSYKAHKEGLSYDDFVRPGHLNPDLMRYEKHRVWVFEGTLKDGQRHINSRRTYYLDEDSYQIVLIDHYDGRDELWRFSEAHGVNYYEVPTYWSTVEVHHDLQSGRYVAVGLDNNDDVNVFDQPGNPGDYTPQALRTRGRR, from the coding sequence ATGAAAAGTCGATTGGTTCTTACCGCTCTGGCGGCCGCTTTCGCGGGCAGTGTTCTCGCCGGCGCCAAGCCTGATCAGGTAGACAGACTGGACGGTGACCTGACCCCCATGGGGTCTGAGAGAGCCGGCAACGCGGACGGAACAATCCCGGCGTGGGAGGGTGGCATCACCGAGGCGCCGGCGGGCTACAGCCCCGGCGATCATCACCCCGATCCGTTCCCGGGCGACGAGGTCATGTTTGCCATCACGGGTGCCAACGTGGGCGAGTACGAAGAGTTCCTGTCTCCGGGTCAGGTCGCGATGCTGAAGCGCTACGACACCTACCGGATGGACGTTTACCCCTCGCGGCGCAGCGCCAGCTTTCCCGAGCGCACCTACGAGATGACCAAAAAGAACGGCGCCACCGGCAAGATCGTTGCCAACGGCGAGGGTGTGGTCAACGTCGCCGAAGGGTTTCCGTTCCCTTTCCCCGAGACGCCCTACGAACTGATGTGGAATCACAAGCTCAAGTACAAGGGCACCGGGGGGTTTCGCTATAACAACCAGGTGGCGCCGACGGCCGACGGCAAATATACGGCCGTCAAGCTGCGGGAGGAGCTGCTTGGGCTCTACTACGTCGAAGGCAACACGCTGGCGGACGTCAGAAACATTCTGCTGTATTTCTACCAGGTGGTTGAGTCGCCGGCCCGGCTGGCCGGTAACGTGCTGCTGGTTCACGAGACCCTGAACCAGATTGAGCAATTCCGCCAGGCGTGGATCTACAACCCCGGCCAGCGTCGGGTTCGGCGGGCGCCCAACGTCGCGTACGACAACCCGGGCACGGCTTCCGACGGTCTGCGTACCAACGACATGACCGATATGTTCAACGGCGCTATGGACCGGTTCAACTGGGAGATGAAGGGCAAGCGCGAGATGTACGTGCCGTACAACTCTTACAAAGCCCACAAGGAAGGGCTCAGCTACGACGACTTCGTGCGGCCCGGCCATCTGAACCCCGACCTGATGCGCTACGAGAAACACCGCGTATGGGTTTTCGAAGGCACGCTGAAAGACGGCCAACGGCACATCAACAGCCGCCGGACCTACTACCTCGACGAGGACAGCTACCAGATTGTGCTGATCGACCACTACGATGGTCGCGACGAGCTGTGGCGTTTTTCCGAGGCGCACGGCGTGAACTACTACGAGGTGCCCACCTATTGGAGCACGGTTGAGGTCCATCACGATCTGCAGTCCGGTCGCTATGTGGCGGTCGGTCTGGACAACAACGACGACGTCAACGTGTTTGACCAGCCGGGCAACCCGGGGGACTACACTCCGCAGGCCCTGCGAACCCGCGGCCGGCGCTAG
- a CDS encoding DUF1302 domain-containing protein — protein sequence MKTDNHHRSAARLAPAFALAAAASLTTLPAFGFEFSKGELQGYLDTTISYGASWRVEDRCRDCVGKAALDPLIGFRPIEEQVAAPGRFSVNNDSGNLNYDDGDLITHAVALTSELSLTYRDFGGFFRFSSFYDFENTGSFLAPRDGAFGDAREFVGEDTRLLDAFLFYDFSIGNNPGTVRLGRQVVNWGESAFIQGGINIVNPVDVSRLRVAGAELRQAFLPVDSLWASLSLTENLSVEAVVQFEFEQIDPDPSGSYFGTNDFGTPGGDFVMLGFGLFPEQTPGLTVPRRFDRSPDESGQFGVAFRYYSPELNDTEFGFYYMRYHSRLPLLSGIAVTDSNADSARYFVEYPEDIEMFGLSWNTEIGGWAFAGEISYRDNQPLQIDDVELLFAALSPLNAAIPAPADRFISQLGTVAPGQEIRGWEEHEFTQLQFSLSRVFGSTLGSDQAVFLAEFGVTQVWDLPSQDVLRYQGPGTDTGGGADLLTGGALRNPVTQATGFPDKTSWGYRLLGRLDYNSAFGSAYNLFPQIAFNHDVSGTSPGPGGAFIEDRKSLTLSLGASYLEKWRGDVGYTRFYGAGLQNLLQDRDFVSASISYAF from the coding sequence ATGAAAACGGACAATCACCATCGCTCAGCAGCCCGACTGGCCCCGGCTTTTGCCCTGGCGGCGGCAGCGTCACTCACCACCCTGCCGGCCTTCGGCTTCGAATTCAGTAAGGGGGAGCTGCAGGGTTACCTGGACACCACCATTTCCTACGGGGCGTCCTGGCGGGTCGAAGATCGCTGTCGTGACTGCGTCGGCAAAGCGGCTCTGGATCCGCTGATCGGCTTTCGGCCGATCGAAGAACAGGTTGCTGCACCCGGGCGGTTTTCCGTCAACAACGACTCCGGCAATCTCAACTATGACGATGGGGACCTGATCACCCACGCCGTCGCTCTGACCAGCGAGCTCTCGCTGACGTACCGCGATTTCGGCGGCTTCTTCCGCTTCTCAAGCTTCTACGATTTCGAAAACACGGGCAGCTTCCTGGCGCCTCGCGACGGCGCCTTCGGTGATGCGCGGGAGTTTGTCGGAGAAGACACCCGGTTGCTCGACGCTTTCCTGTTCTATGATTTCTCGATCGGCAACAACCCCGGTACCGTTCGCCTGGGCCGCCAGGTCGTGAACTGGGGCGAAAGCGCGTTTATCCAGGGCGGTATCAACATCGTGAATCCGGTTGACGTGTCGAGGCTGCGGGTCGCCGGCGCTGAGCTGCGGCAGGCGTTCCTGCCCGTGGATTCGCTGTGGGCCTCGCTCAGCCTGACCGAAAACCTCTCGGTCGAAGCGGTGGTCCAGTTTGAATTCGAGCAGATCGATCCGGATCCGTCGGGCTCGTACTTCGGCACTAACGACTTTGGCACCCCCGGCGGCGACTTTGTCATGCTGGGGTTTGGCCTATTTCCTGAGCAAACGCCGGGCCTGACCGTTCCGCGGCGCTTTGACCGCAGTCCGGATGAATCCGGCCAGTTTGGTGTGGCGTTCCGCTACTACTCACCGGAGCTGAACGACACCGAGTTCGGCTTTTACTACATGCGCTACCACAGCCGACTGCCGCTGCTGTCGGGCATTGCCGTTACAGACTCCAACGCGGATTCTGCCCGCTACTTTGTGGAGTATCCGGAAGATATCGAGATGTTCGGCCTGAGCTGGAACACGGAGATCGGCGGCTGGGCGTTTGCCGGCGAGATTTCCTACCGCGATAATCAGCCGCTGCAGATCGACGACGTGGAGCTCCTGTTTGCCGCTCTCTCGCCGCTGAACGCAGCCATCCCGGCGCCGGCTGATCGTTTCATCAGCCAGCTCGGAACCGTTGCCCCTGGACAGGAGATCCGTGGCTGGGAAGAGCACGAGTTCACCCAGCTGCAGTTCAGCCTGTCTCGCGTGTTCGGATCGACGCTGGGATCTGACCAGGCGGTGTTCCTGGCGGAGTTCGGCGTCACCCAGGTCTGGGACCTCCCCTCGCAGGACGTGCTTCGATACCAGGGTCCTGGTACCGACACCGGCGGTGGCGCTGACCTGCTTACCGGTGGCGCCCTTCGCAACCCGGTAACTCAGGCGACGGGTTTTCCGGACAAAACCTCCTGGGGCTATCGCCTCTTGGGTCGCCTGGACTACAACTCGGCCTTCGGCAGCGCGTACAACCTGTTTCCGCAGATTGCGTTCAACCACGACGTCAGCGGCACAAGCCCGGGTCCGGGCGGTGCCTTCATTGAGGATCGTAAATCGCTGACCCTGAGCCTCGGTGCCTCCTATCTGGAGAAATGGCGGGGCGACGTTGGCTACACCCGCTTTTACGGAGCCGGACTGCAAAACCTGCTGCAGGACAGGGACTTTGTGTCGGCCTCCATCAGCTATGCCTTTTAA
- the djlA gene encoding co-chaperone DjlA, with product MAGFYGKLVGGGIGLAFGGPVGLFVGAAIGHAVDMNLGHLSLFDASAAQQSFFQALFLIMGHIAKADGRVSEREIQVAQQVMERMQLTADQRQVAIRLFNRGKRNEFNLGITLSELRSSGGSQPQLARLLIEVLLDAGCADGNLSYQAHAIVEKCAIALGVSAHEVDLMINRRTAVQSNRSRRFDDPFEVLGLKRGADDRAVKQAYRRLTSQNHPDKLVSKGLPKEMLELAKQKTAEIRAAYDQIRNERNPH from the coding sequence ATGGCAGGTTTTTACGGAAAACTCGTGGGCGGCGGGATCGGTTTGGCGTTCGGCGGTCCCGTGGGGCTATTTGTTGGCGCCGCCATCGGTCACGCGGTGGACATGAACCTCGGGCATCTTTCCCTGTTCGACGCCAGCGCAGCCCAGCAGTCCTTTTTTCAGGCGCTATTTCTGATCATGGGACACATCGCGAAGGCGGACGGCCGGGTCTCCGAGCGGGAAATTCAGGTCGCCCAGCAGGTGATGGAGCGGATGCAGCTCACGGCGGACCAACGCCAGGTGGCGATCCGCCTGTTTAACCGCGGCAAACGCAACGAATTTAACCTTGGGATCACGCTGAGCGAACTGCGCAGCAGCGGCGGATCGCAGCCGCAGCTGGCTCGCCTGCTGATCGAGGTGTTGCTGGATGCGGGCTGTGCCGACGGAAACTTAAGCTACCAGGCCCACGCGATCGTGGAGAAATGTGCGATAGCCCTCGGTGTCAGCGCCCATGAGGTCGACCTCATGATCAACCGGCGCACGGCGGTCCAGTCGAACCGCAGCCGACGCTTTGACGACCCCTTTGAGGTCCTCGGTCTGAAGCGCGGAGCCGACGACCGGGCCGTCAAGCAGGCCTACCGCCGCCTGACCAGTCAGAACCACCCCGACAAGCTGGTCTCCAAAGGCCTCCCGAAGGAGATGCTGGAGCTGGCGAAACAGAAGACCGCCGAGATTCGGGCGGCGTACGACCAGATTCGCAACGAGCGCAACCCGCACTGA